The sequence ACACGTCCGAAGGACAGTAAAACGGGCACAACAAACTTCCATGAAGAAAGCGCAAGTCATGAGTTGGAGGACATCAAGTATAATTAATATAACAGTTCATAAGTTTCAATGATACGGATTGAACCCACACATGAATTCACATATTGTTCACCTTGTGATCAGTCTGATTCATTGAATCTAACAACAAGTATCGTGTTGGTGAAATATCTCCTCTATTGCAGTGTGAATAGACTGACTTGCTCATTGACTACTGAATAACTCACCGTCTGACTGActggttggttgattgattgactggAAACTATGTAATGTTGACTTAATCAATTATATCATCATGCGGTTAATAAATTCCACTTAATCAATTCGTGTTTACTTTGAAGTGGATGCTTGTCTCACTTTATATTTTCATCTCACAGTAATCAAAACGTGTTCTGAACACATATTCTCAAACCAAATCATACAAACAAATCAGTTACCATTTTTCGGTGGTCAGTTGCCGTGTAATAATCAGATGAAATAATGATCCATTTATACAGAATAAATGCGAGGATGGAACAAAACAAAATCTTACTGAATAATGAGAGAACTCACTGTGATGGGAAACGTGAAATTCAGAATTAGAATTGACTGGAATAAGATCGTCCATACATCCGTGTTGGTCTTCTCCATATATTTGTGTcatacctatattaattgaatGGAAACATACAATTTCATTGATATTCTGCAGTCAATGAatcagtgaatgaatgaatggatgaatgagtgagtgagtgaatgattgTGAAATGAAGTGGAGATTGAAATGAATTGGATGAACTGTCATTAGTTTACTGAGGGATATCAAACTATAGACAAGTTGAATATGGAAAGACATCAATAGATGATTTGAATGTCAGATAAGGCATAGAGATGATTCACTGAATAAATGAAAGTGACATTCAGTTACAGAATAAGATATGTTAACTAAGACAATTCAATCATCAATCTAGTTCAAAGAAAATCATTCACTTACCGTCACCACGAATCTTCAATCTAGTGACATCAACATCATAATATTGCAACTGGATTGTTGTacgaataactttaaatgatgcACACATTTGCATGATTGACTCTGTTGGAAAATGTATCCAAGTCACATGAGACCAATCAGTTTCATTCAAACTACCAATACAAACCGGATTTGGCTGATTGACGCGAATGATCTGTGAGTAGTAATAATACTGACAATAGGTATATGTATTATCATCTAACTGATCACTCTCATATCGATATGAATCACTTTCGAGAAATACGCTTTCTTCATTCTCCACATCAGGTTGTTTACAAATGTCTTCAGCGTTGAAGAATTTGTAGGGCCAAACGAAGATCAGATAGATTGATATCTGGCGATAGACTAGTCGAAAATATATATCTCGAATGGttgaaatgaacaaaacacAGTTATCTCATCTcattcaatcgaatggaaaTTTGTATGATACACCGATTTGGTGAACAGTTTCACTCAACACAATGTAACTAGTGCTTGGTAGGTTTATATAGATTTTGTAATTGTTTGCTTGTTTCCTTCTCCTCCAATGATTCCAAATGATCATTGAGAAGGTGAAATTTGATAAACGTGTTTATTCATTGTTAACCAATGATTTGGGTTTATGAATTCATAGTTACTCAACATTATTCTAGCTATTGAGTACATGTGTCTGTTGATTGAGTTTGAATATATTGGCTGACACTCAATGGAATCGTTATTGTGATTCCTGACCCCATTTCATGAACATGTTGTGTGTATGAATCAGAATACTTGAGTTGATGTgttgaaagtgtgtgctcatATGTTAATGAACATGGATTATTTTCACAGTAGTGATTTGTTACGTGGTTGTCAATGGTGCTTACTTGTAATATGATTTGTTAAAGTCAGTGTAGCATAAACTGTTTTGATTGGATGTCGAAATGCGCATTTTCacatttgaattttattctTCGAGAGAAATTCTGTCAGACTGTTCCATCCATGTGTTCACATCAAATTGTTACTTCTCACAATAGGGAACATCAATTCTATTTGACCGTCATACGACACTGTGAGTAGATATCGAGATTCAGAGTGGAATTGAATTTCTTTTCGATCAGGTACAAATCAAACTGATCTTGTCAGTTATCATGATCTGAGAAAGACTCCACTTGTCATTAAATGTATACTGTGAAACTCTGATCACTTCTGATCGAATATGATCCACACACACAGAATTAGAATAGTGATTACTCAACCTGAAATCTCATTAAATGTTTAATGCACAAAAAGAATACTGATTCCCATTCGAGTGTTTCCATGAATTCGTTTAATCCATCATTTGAGCCTGTAATGAtcttggtgtgtgtgtgtgtgtgaacatatgaataaatcattgaTATGAGATCATATATAGGGTATATATTATTCACGTTAAACTTCAAAGATCGGTGGATGAATGACAGTCTACACATTcgtaaatcaataataattccaACGAGACAACCCAGGAACATCTATGTTTTGTTTCACCTTAATTAGGTGTCGACAATAAACTAAATATTGTTTACTCGATCATCGTAGTCTGTAGTCGAATGAATAATGGTTGCGTAATCTCCTCAATTCATCAACAACGAGATTGTTTCCAATCATACATTGTCCATTTTATGCCATTGACCAGTATATCATTGTGATAATCAAACTGATGAAACTGTGTACGGAATAGTGCAAATCACTTATTGTGATTGGGTAGTGTATGATTCGTACGTACATATGTAGTTTGCATATGGTTATTAGCAAATGTGTTGTAAGTAGGCATTAAGACGAAATCAGTTGGTTAATTGTTCAACGTCATTTCATAATGACAACGCAAACGTTTATGATATGTGAAATGCTAATCATTAGAACAGTTCACGAACGTGTGACGACACCGGAATATCGAGTGAGCTAAGCTTCTCATGGAGAACGATCGGACATTGATTCGTTACTCATTTGTTTACCATCATTGTGGTCCGTAATTTTGCGTCAACTTTGTCAACCTGTGGAATCAAAGCATTCTCCAGAAGTCTTCATCGGAATATATATTGTTATCGATGAACTGTGTTTGTTTCGCCTAAACACAACATGTGCTTCTTACGTTCTCTGAACACTGTTTAGATTGAGGAGTATAATTTGACAATTCAGTGAGTATCAGGTGGTCGAATGTTACACATAATCAACGTATCGATTTGAATTCCACTAATCAACTACACCTTtctcaataaacaacaatagagTACATTATCTGATAGTGTGATTTGGAATATGTGTCAGTTGACCTCAGTTGAATGCAGAAATAACAATGATTATACggtgttgttgtggttgttatcGTCTTCTATCACCAAACATGtatgaaattttcactttacaataGATCACTATCTTCATATTTAgagaaatgaagtgaaaaccATCATCTCGCATATCGATTCATAGAAGGTCTTACTTCAATTAGGAATAAACAGTGTAATCATTTACCATCTAATTTCAAAATGAGTTTAGTTGTAGTTTACCTACTGATTCGTGTAGTTATTCCTTCCTTACTTGATCAATCTATGCAACGTCGGTCAATAATGCCGATTGTCTTAGCATCGACTAGTAATTACGTTCTATGTATTTTGTCTATGAGAGTGTGATCAATCATCCTGATCACATAATTCACATCACGGTTTGTGTATTTCTGATGAGTTCAGTTAGTGTAGATGTAAGTCTACAGAAAAGTGTTTGAAATTGGTGAATTGATGTCATTCCAACCGGAAATGGACACCGATATAAGGTTACATAAAGGAGAATGGGAATACTGTCGAttggaaaaaatattttcatgacATACAGATGAGAAATCCACTACATCATTCAATGTGATTTTAGTTGGACGATTATTTTCATGAGTCGTTATCATTGTTCAAATGACACACTCTG is a genomic window of Schistosoma mansoni, WGS project CABG00000000 data, supercontig 0488, strain Puerto Rico, whole genome shotgun sequence containing:
- a CDS encoding XP_018644758.1, giving the protein MQMCASFKVIRTTIQLQYYDVDVTRLKIRGDGMTQIYGEDQHGCMDDLIPVNSNSEFHVSHHSEFSHYSVRFCFVPSSHLFCINGSLFHLIITRQLTTEKW